Proteins from a single region of Sphaerochaeta globosa str. Buddy:
- a CDS encoding type II toxin-antitoxin system prevent-host-death family antitoxin: MLIDMKNLISITEANRNFSKVARAVDENGSVVILKNNAPRYVLVSFEQIMAAEHVGDDELLEISRRTFNLHAKAYKELAR; the protein is encoded by the coding sequence ATGCTGATCGACATGAAAAACTTGATATCCATCACCGAAGCAAATCGAAATTTCTCGAAGGTGGCAAGAGCAGTGGATGAAAACGGCTCAGTGGTAATTTTGAAAAATAACGCTCCTCGTTATGTTTTGGTGTCATTCGAACAGATAATGGCAGCCGAGCATGTCGGGGATGATGAGTTATTGGAAATCTCCAGGCGTACATTCAACCTCCATGCGAAGGCGTATAAAGAACTCGCAAGATGA
- a CDS encoding type II toxin-antitoxin system death-on-curing family toxin, which produces MRRISVGQVLLIHKYLIEVSGGVDGIRDYRLLDSAVQAPFQTFDGEDLYPGSMRKAAALCFGLIQNHPFIDGNKRIGVHVLDVFLQINGIHLQYSDEALVELGFSVADGMWGFAEILAWISRHTSDAAL; this is translated from the coding sequence ATGAGGCGAATCAGCGTAGGTCAGGTCCTGCTTATTCACAAGTATCTTATAGAAGTTTCGGGAGGGGTGGACGGCATCCGTGATTATCGGTTATTGGATTCTGCGGTACAGGCACCATTCCAGACATTTGACGGTGAGGATTTATACCCCGGAAGCATGAGAAAAGCAGCTGCACTATGTTTCGGACTTATCCAGAACCATCCCTTTATTGACGGGAACAAAAGAATCGGCGTTCATGTGTTGGATGTATTCCTTCAGATCAACGGGATTCATTTGCAATATTCGGATGAAGCTTTAGTTGAACTTGGATTTTCTGTAGCTGATGGTATGTGGGGATTTGCGGAGATTCTTGCTTGGATTTCCAGGCATACATCAGATGCTGCTTTATAA
- a CDS encoding NAD(P)H-dependent glycerol-3-phosphate dehydrogenase, translating to MYHHKTIIIAGAGVFGTAMAERLSWNTTNTVILWSIEEDVVEDINKNHRNTKYFPTHFLNTSIRATSDKQIFGSADCILLVIPSKAIVSFTEEIKTLTKDDCMVINLAKGMSDDGAFITEQIPFTRTASMKGPTFAIEVLHGLPSSFTFGGRKEDYLVLKENILKGTGLYLDYTSDIRSVELMSILKNMYAIAIGLVSGRFNSPNVDFLVYTKAVSEMRKFLALFECSTDTIFCYCGIGDLGLTSLNDLSRNRTLGLLMGKGFSIDNSGSSATVIEGSRTVKLMGEITREKGVQEEFPLVQALYRLMYEGESLNDYLAAVFA from the coding sequence TTGTACCATCACAAGACCATCATAATCGCGGGAGCCGGCGTCTTTGGCACTGCCATGGCAGAACGGCTTTCGTGGAATACCACAAATACTGTCATCCTTTGGTCCATTGAGGAGGATGTCGTTGAGGACATCAACAAGAACCATCGGAATACGAAATACTTTCCCACACATTTTCTGAATACCAGCATAAGGGCAACGAGTGACAAGCAGATTTTTGGCTCAGCCGACTGCATTCTCTTGGTAATTCCCTCCAAGGCTATCGTTTCCTTTACCGAGGAGATCAAAACCCTGACCAAGGACGATTGCATGGTGATCAACCTCGCAAAGGGCATGAGCGACGATGGAGCCTTCATCACCGAGCAGATACCCTTCACCCGCACGGCGAGCATGAAAGGACCAACTTTTGCTATTGAAGTCCTGCACGGCCTTCCCTCCTCATTTACTTTCGGCGGTCGAAAAGAGGATTACTTGGTGCTCAAGGAGAATATTCTCAAGGGGACGGGCTTATATCTGGACTACACCAGTGATATCCGCTCGGTGGAGCTGATGAGCATCCTCAAGAACATGTACGCCATTGCCATTGGCCTGGTCAGCGGCCGATTCAACTCTCCCAATGTTGATTTTCTCGTCTATACCAAGGCTGTCTCTGAGATGAGGAAGTTCCTTGCCCTCTTTGAGTGCAGTACCGATACAATTTTCTGTTACTGCGGCATAGGAGACCTTGGGCTTACCAGCCTCAACGACTTATCACGCAACCGCACCCTGGGCCTCTTGATGGGGAAGGGCTTCTCCATCGACAACAGCGGCAGTTCCGCCACCGTCATAGAGGGCAGCCGAACCGTCAAGCTTATGGGTGAGATAACTCGAGAGAAAGGAGTACAGGAAGAGTTCCCCCTGGTACAAGCACTGTATCGCCTGATGTACGAGGGAGAGAGTCTGAACGATTATTTGGCAGCGGTATTTGCCTGA
- a CDS encoding GNAT family N-acetyltransferase: protein MDRMEQTVIYLEAGSASLPTNAAYLALCQQVRRSVFVKEQGVSESIDFDGKDGLCAHLLLLFGDDAVGTLRIRVTENGTKLERISIVREYRKQGLGELLVRCALALAEGPVYIHAQVQSEGFYQRLGFVVQDQRIFYEADIPHKTMIWPHEKGALPCTITRPS, encoded by the coding sequence ATGGACAGAATGGAACAGACTGTCATATATCTGGAAGCAGGCAGCGCCTCGCTTCCAACCAATGCAGCGTATCTTGCTCTATGTCAGCAGGTACGCCGTTCTGTCTTCGTAAAAGAACAGGGAGTCAGCGAATCCATCGATTTCGATGGCAAGGATGGCTTGTGTGCCCACCTGTTGTTGCTCTTCGGTGACGATGCAGTGGGAACACTTCGAATCAGAGTGACCGAGAACGGTACCAAGCTTGAGCGGATCTCCATCGTACGTGAGTACCGCAAGCAAGGTTTGGGAGAACTCTTGGTACGCTGCGCCCTGGCTTTGGCCGAGGGGCCGGTGTACATCCATGCTCAAGTACAAAGTGAAGGCTTTTACCAACGCCTGGGCTTTGTCGTCCAAGACCAACGGATATTCTACGAAGCTGACATTCCCCATAAAACCATGATTTGGCCACACGAAAAAGGAGCTTTGCCTTGTACCATCACAAGACCATCATAA
- a CDS encoding glucosamine-6-phosphate isomerase gives MSDYFTYDASELVKHAHMRLTILETAQDVFKAMAMDMVTTITKNNANQERSVFVVPVGPVGHYPIFVELVNQQKLSLKQVWFVNMDEYLDESDAYLPLNHRLSFRSFMEKNVYSMIDPELVMPPSQRLFPNPKDPAALDKKLDELGKIDVCYGGIGITGHVAFNEPEKVSVEEFSMRQTRVLTISPETRTINSVGDLNGAIEAMPKRCVTIGMRQILSAKRVYLACFRDWHRAVVRQAVCGTVSAMFPVTLLQQHPNASITIPASVAEPAYPSLLHE, from the coding sequence ATGAGCGATTATTTCACCTATGATGCATCTGAACTTGTGAAGCATGCTCACATGAGGCTCACCATCCTGGAAACGGCACAGGATGTGTTCAAAGCAATGGCCATGGACATGGTCACGACCATTACAAAGAATAATGCCAACCAAGAAAGATCAGTATTCGTCGTTCCTGTGGGACCGGTGGGACACTATCCAATTTTTGTGGAGTTGGTCAATCAGCAGAAGCTGAGCCTCAAACAAGTATGGTTTGTAAACATGGATGAGTATCTGGATGAGAGTGATGCGTATTTACCTCTGAACCACCGGCTTAGCTTTCGTTCCTTCATGGAGAAGAATGTCTACTCGATGATCGATCCCGAGCTGGTCATGCCCCCTTCCCAAAGATTATTTCCTAATCCCAAAGACCCCGCAGCCCTAGACAAGAAATTGGATGAGCTGGGTAAGATTGATGTCTGCTACGGAGGCATCGGGATAACCGGACATGTAGCTTTCAATGAGCCGGAAAAGGTATCGGTAGAGGAATTCAGTATGCGCCAGACACGGGTTCTTACCATTTCTCCCGAGACGAGAACGATCAACAGCGTTGGGGACCTTAATGGGGCCATTGAAGCAATGCCCAAACGCTGTGTTACCATCGGTATGCGGCAAATACTGTCTGCGAAACGAGTCTACCTTGCTTGTTTCCGTGATTGGCATCGTGCGGTGGTAAGGCAAGCTGTATGCGGTACCGTATCAGCAATGTTTCCGGTAACCTTGCTCCAACAACATCCCAATGCTTCAATAACGATTCCTGCTTCTGTAGCAGAACCGGCCTATCCAAGTTTACTACACGAATAA
- a CDS encoding lactate racemase domain-containing protein, with product MKLSFEYGQGLMDATLPDTTDVFIPGETVKDPPVLSNIEAATRQAIEHPMGMKRLREQVNADSKVVIIFPDRVKGGFQADSHRKVSIPILIEECTKAGVSDHNIKLICSNGLHRKNTKEEIRSILGDEIFNRFWDLGQIANHDSEDWDNLVDLGYEDAYNARVIMNKDVFDADVAILVGHALGNPYGGYSGGYKHCATGITHWKCIGAHHNPSVMHRSDFVPVSTNSLMRSKFDAIGKHMERMMGKDFFVCDAVLDTYQRQIAVFAGKADLVQQASWKVADKRTYVHWAKKKYDIMVFGMPQSFHYGNGMGTNPILMLQAISAQIIRHKRILSDNPVIICSSACNGYFHDEEFPSYRETYELFQKNYANTLPEIERFGEAMSMRKEYIDAYRYGYGYHPFHAFSMISCGHIAEKQCAAIYIVGAQEPGYARAMGMKTRATFEEALLDARKYTGENPSILALPKTFKTASVHLCMKGSTATVAEDMCCPSTH from the coding sequence ATGAAACTTTCATTCGAATATGGCCAAGGTTTGATGGACGCAACCCTGCCTGATACCACTGATGTCTTTATCCCCGGGGAAACGGTCAAAGACCCACCTGTCCTATCTAATATTGAAGCAGCTACAAGACAAGCCATCGAGCATCCGATGGGAATGAAAAGACTGAGGGAACAAGTAAACGCCGATAGTAAGGTAGTCATTATTTTCCCCGACCGTGTAAAAGGTGGATTCCAGGCTGATTCACACCGCAAAGTCTCCATTCCCATCCTTATTGAGGAGTGTACAAAGGCTGGGGTGAGTGATCACAACATCAAGCTGATTTGTTCCAACGGCTTGCACCGAAAAAATACCAAGGAAGAGATTCGTTCCATACTTGGCGATGAGATTTTCAACAGGTTCTGGGACTTGGGGCAAATAGCCAACCATGACAGCGAAGACTGGGACAATCTGGTCGACCTCGGATATGAAGATGCGTACAACGCACGTGTCATCATGAACAAGGATGTCTTTGATGCCGACGTGGCCATTCTTGTCGGGCATGCCCTAGGCAATCCCTATGGCGGTTACTCCGGCGGCTACAAGCACTGTGCCACCGGTATCACTCACTGGAAGTGTATTGGAGCCCACCACAATCCCAGCGTCATGCACCGCAGCGACTTCGTTCCCGTAAGCACCAACAGCCTGATGCGCTCCAAATTCGATGCCATCGGCAAACACATGGAACGGATGATGGGAAAAGATTTCTTTGTTTGCGATGCGGTATTAGACACCTACCAGCGCCAGATTGCGGTTTTTGCAGGTAAGGCTGACTTGGTACAACAAGCTTCATGGAAGGTCGCCGACAAGCGTACCTATGTGCACTGGGCAAAGAAAAAGTACGACATCATGGTTTTCGGGATGCCGCAGTCATTTCACTACGGTAATGGGATGGGTACAAACCCCATTCTGATGCTTCAGGCAATTTCGGCCCAAATCATCAGGCATAAGCGTATCCTTAGTGACAATCCGGTGATCATCTGCAGTTCTGCCTGCAACGGCTATTTTCATGACGAGGAGTTCCCCTCCTACCGTGAAACCTATGAGTTGTTCCAGAAAAACTATGCCAATACCCTTCCCGAAATCGAGCGTTTCGGGGAGGCAATGTCAATGCGCAAGGAGTATATCGATGCCTACAGATATGGCTACGGATACCACCCCTTCCACGCTTTCTCCATGATCAGCTGCGGACATATTGCCGAGAAACAATGTGCAGCTATCTATATTGTCGGTGCCCAGGAACCGGGGTATGCGCGGGCCATGGGAATGAAGACCAGAGCCACGTTTGAGGAAGCTTTGCTCGATGCAAGGAAATACACAGGGGAAAACCCCTCGATACTTGCACTTCCCAAGACGTTCAAGACAGCTAGTGTACATCTGTGCATGAAAGGTTCTACAGCGACTGTAGCTGAAGACATGTGCTGTCCCTCCACCCACTAA
- a CDS encoding triose-phosphate isomerase, which yields MSRYIFVNLKRFDISTAHAGVNRLAPIQRWASTIVSALEKGLAQVENLPKDMGFPIFFPEAHLIAASQAKNPQASHPVEIGCQSVHTHDTQSGRNFGAFTTSLTANAAIELGCAWTLIGHSEQRAKLAAMYQLAGCDGSQFIHEILNQQVRQAIAAGLKVLFCIGEKTDEVDRAKEVLTEQLRHGLKDIDPSQIVLAYEPIWAIGPGKTPPSAEKIREIAIVVKNLYAAPLVYGGGLKKENAASIGAIAELDGGLIALTRFSGEIGFYPDEYLEIVRTYCEGVNNL from the coding sequence ATGAGTAGATACATATTTGTAAATTTGAAACGGTTTGACATCTCCACGGCACATGCGGGTGTCAATAGACTTGCTCCAATACAGAGGTGGGCTTCAACCATTGTTTCTGCACTTGAAAAAGGCTTAGCTCAGGTTGAAAATCTTCCGAAGGACATGGGATTCCCAATTTTCTTTCCTGAAGCACACTTGATTGCCGCCAGTCAGGCAAAGAATCCTCAAGCTTCACACCCGGTCGAAATCGGTTGTCAATCGGTACATACACACGACACGCAGAGTGGAAGAAACTTTGGAGCTTTCACCACGAGCCTTACCGCCAATGCAGCAATAGAGCTCGGTTGTGCATGGACGTTGATTGGACACAGCGAACAACGTGCGAAGCTTGCAGCCATGTATCAACTTGCAGGCTGCGATGGCAGTCAATTCATCCACGAGATTCTTAATCAACAAGTCAGACAAGCCATTGCGGCTGGATTGAAGGTGCTCTTTTGCATTGGAGAGAAAACTGATGAGGTCGATAGAGCAAAAGAGGTGCTTACAGAACAGCTACGACATGGACTCAAGGATATCGATCCTTCCCAGATAGTACTCGCCTATGAGCCGATATGGGCGATCGGACCTGGGAAAACACCACCAAGTGCCGAGAAAATTCGTGAGATTGCCATAGTAGTCAAAAATCTCTATGCTGCGCCGCTTGTCTATGGCGGGGGCTTGAAGAAAGAGAATGCCGCTTCCATTGGAGCGATTGCCGAACTTGACGGGGGGCTGATCGCCCTCACAAGGTTCTCCGGTGAAATCGGATTCTACCCTGATGAATACTTGGAAATTGTCCGTACCTATTGTGAAGGAGTAAACAACCTATGA
- a CDS encoding ABC transporter permease, with product MDNTASEQSKQKARKLKDFSDGTKRFRYTLMVISIIGGFLLWAVITLIPTINTFLASPKQVFAALISETMANGRYFKDISISLQRVLIGFGLAFICSIPVSFLMGWYPTVRNLVEPWIQFLRTIPPIALIPLVILAMGLGESPKYTIIFVAAFLVMVVTIYQGVKEVDKTLIRAAYTFGASDKDLFFDIVIPASFPYILVGARLGMAASLTTLIAAELTGTTFGLGARIQGAQQFMDTSIVLLGIITIGIIGFVLDKILLLIEKKLTKWK from the coding sequence ATGGATAATACTGCATCTGAACAGTCGAAACAGAAAGCGCGTAAGCTCAAGGACTTCTCCGATGGAACCAAGCGATTCCGATATACCTTGATGGTCATTTCAATAATCGGAGGATTCCTGCTTTGGGCTGTCATCACACTCATTCCGACAATCAATACCTTTTTGGCCAGCCCGAAGCAGGTATTTGCCGCCTTGATTTCCGAAACTATGGCAAATGGCCGGTATTTCAAGGATATCAGCATTTCATTGCAGAGGGTGTTGATTGGTTTTGGGCTTGCATTCATCTGTTCAATTCCCGTCTCTTTCTTGATGGGATGGTATCCGACGGTCCGCAACCTCGTGGAACCGTGGATTCAGTTTCTCAGGACCATTCCTCCGATCGCCCTCATTCCGCTGGTAATCCTGGCAATGGGTTTGGGGGAGTCCCCCAAGTACACCATTATCTTTGTTGCAGCCTTTCTGGTTATGGTGGTGACCATCTACCAAGGCGTCAAGGAAGTGGATAAAACCTTGATCAGGGCCGCCTATACCTTCGGCGCTTCGGACAAGGATTTATTCTTTGATATCGTTATTCCTGCATCCTTTCCCTACATTCTGGTTGGTGCACGGCTGGGTATGGCTGCGAGCCTGACCACCCTTATTGCCGCCGAGTTGACTGGAACGACTTTTGGCCTTGGAGCCCGAATTCAGGGTGCACAGCAATTCATGGACACTTCAATAGTGCTTTTGGGAATCATAACCATCGGTATCATCGGATTTGTTCTGGACAAGATTCTCCTTCTCATCGAGAAGAAACTAACCAAGTGGAAGTAA
- a CDS encoding ABC transporter ATP-binding protein, whose protein sequence is MAEVLISIKDVHKEYKVEKGANVNALNGVTLDIEKNEFVCVVGPSGCGKTTLLNIIAGLETFDSGKVTMHGQPIVGPAPERGVIFQQYALFPWMTVRKNIEYGLKFIPKPVQVEQTDASGKKKTTTVMQKFTAEEKHRLSDHYIKMVNLTGFENSFPKALSGGMKQRVAIARGYALNPEVLLMDEPFGALDAQTRAQLQEDLLKTWEKEKKTVFFITHDVDEAVLLASKVVIMSARPGQIKEIVNIDLPYPRTQATKLEEGFMRYKNYVWDTVYKMYLEIPK, encoded by the coding sequence ATGGCAGAAGTATTGATCAGCATCAAGGATGTCCATAAGGAATACAAAGTCGAGAAGGGTGCCAATGTCAACGCGCTCAACGGAGTGACACTCGACATCGAGAAGAATGAGTTTGTCTGTGTGGTCGGGCCGTCGGGCTGTGGCAAAACAACACTGCTGAACATTATTGCAGGTTTGGAAACCTTCGACAGCGGAAAAGTGACCATGCATGGTCAGCCCATCGTGGGTCCGGCTCCTGAACGCGGGGTTATTTTCCAACAATATGCGCTCTTTCCTTGGATGACAGTCCGAAAGAATATTGAATACGGATTGAAATTCATCCCCAAGCCTGTCCAAGTTGAGCAGACCGATGCTTCAGGAAAGAAGAAAACAACTACGGTCATGCAGAAATTTACGGCCGAAGAGAAGCACAGACTATCCGACCACTACATCAAAATGGTCAACCTGACCGGTTTTGAGAATAGTTTTCCCAAGGCTCTGTCTGGTGGTATGAAACAGCGTGTTGCCATCGCCAGAGGCTATGCCCTGAATCCTGAGGTTCTTTTGATGGACGAGCCTTTTGGAGCATTGGATGCCCAGACCAGAGCTCAGTTGCAGGAGGACCTCCTTAAGACGTGGGAAAAGGAAAAGAAGACTGTTTTCTTCATTACTCACGATGTTGATGAGGCGGTTCTTCTTGCCAGTAAAGTTGTGATTATGAGTGCGCGGCCTGGTCAGATAAAGGAGATTGTCAATATTGATCTTCCCTATCCCCGGACACAGGCAACCAAATTGGAAGAAGGGTTCATGCGCTATAAAAACTATGTGTGGGATACCGTGTACAAGATGTATCTGGAGATTCCCAAATAA
- a CDS encoding ABC transporter substrate-binding protein, translating into MKKTLLVALMIVGVVASVWAAATPEQNAKELTTVRIGIHANEGGAPLAAVAEEQGFFKKHGIKVNFTVVESGPAEMTAMRADNRTLDVGYIGAGVAWNPIDGNGNGLSFVFLDCLSNAEMFIAKKGLFTDANKNGRFDFDEIYTGLKGKKVYIEVGTTPGGWFKALLELINADRPAAEQLWIHSETSSYMAGYTAPNSNAANRIEVINTLNSNLPAGMASNDGMDVVVGFSPATSTILKTNKNAELIATTVGHFPPEKSFPSTWVASNAWLKESPEVAQAFINALYEAGVWRSENIDEAMRAGERLSQKPVGSFDPTNLVAPTKAMYQEWFASKDSLGYQYMKALYQVRVPNVPAGNKVKSFEESFDDSYLLKALKTF; encoded by the coding sequence ATGAAAAAGACACTACTTGTGGCCCTTATGATCGTAGGTGTGGTCGCATCCGTATGGGCGGCTGCCACCCCCGAGCAGAATGCCAAAGAATTGACCACTGTCAGAATTGGGATCCATGCCAATGAAGGTGGAGCACCGCTGGCAGCAGTAGCAGAGGAACAGGGCTTCTTTAAAAAGCATGGAATCAAAGTGAACTTCACCGTTGTTGAAAGCGGTCCTGCTGAGATGACTGCCATGCGCGCCGACAACCGCACACTCGATGTCGGATACATTGGAGCCGGTGTTGCCTGGAATCCGATTGATGGAAATGGAAATGGCCTTTCCTTTGTCTTCCTCGATTGTCTGAGCAATGCTGAGATGTTCATCGCCAAGAAAGGCCTTTTCACCGATGCAAACAAGAACGGCCGTTTTGACTTTGATGAAATCTACACTGGTCTGAAGGGCAAGAAGGTTTACATCGAAGTGGGGACTACACCTGGAGGTTGGTTTAAGGCACTGCTTGAGCTGATTAATGCTGATCGTCCTGCTGCTGAACAACTTTGGATCCACAGTGAGACCAGTTCCTACATGGCCGGGTATACTGCACCGAACAGTAATGCTGCTAACCGGATTGAGGTCATTAACACTCTGAATTCCAACTTGCCCGCTGGTATGGCTTCCAACGATGGTATGGATGTCGTAGTCGGCTTCTCCCCTGCGACCAGTACTATTCTCAAGACCAATAAGAATGCTGAGTTGATCGCCACTACCGTCGGGCACTTCCCGCCAGAGAAGTCCTTCCCCTCCACCTGGGTTGCAAGCAACGCATGGCTGAAGGAGAGTCCCGAGGTCGCCCAGGCTTTCATCAATGCATTGTATGAAGCAGGTGTTTGGAGATCGGAGAACATCGATGAGGCTATGCGTGCGGGTGAACGGCTTTCTCAGAAACCGGTAGGAAGCTTCGACCCCACCAACTTGGTTGCACCTACTAAAGCAATGTATCAAGAGTGGTTTGCTTCCAAGGACTCTTTGGGTTACCAGTATATGAAGGCTCTCTATCAAGTGAGAGTTCCCAATGTACCAGCCGGTAACAAGGTGAAGAGCTTTGAGGAGTCTTTCGACGATTCTTATCTGCTCAAGGCCCTCAAGACTTTCTAA
- a CDS encoding phosphoglucose isomerase codes for MTITCTMQSASFVVSESEIRTTIEQNQSLISDVQRGEEQYSGSLGWLDVRAQKIDELVRVANRVNQIAEVMIVIGIGGSNRGAVAALQVLKRTSSSPTTLYFAGDTLSSTCLADALAVIEHNSVVLNVIAKDFNTVEPGITFRMLRSAMQAKYGTDFEQRIIVTGSKGSGQLYELAQQHGYTYLPFPADIGGRFSILSPVGLFPLAVAGVDIQNLLKGAFAMQQKVRTIQGIGNPAIGYAILRSLIRKKGIILESLVTFEPDLQHFTRWWIQLFAETEGKTDQVLFPIGFSYSEDLHAVGQYVQQGPRILLETFLDLHYAETNCMIKPSNDVVDGFSYMDGKPFSLLNKAVYQAALEAHSKDGIPCIELNSDCSLNAESLGGLFYFFLFSAYLSARLLGVNPFDQEGVEQYKRNMYAGLGKSGYTK; via the coding sequence ATGACTATCACCTGCACTATGCAGAGCGCCTCTTTTGTAGTAAGTGAGAGCGAGATTCGTACAACCATTGAACAGAATCAATCTCTCATCTCGGACGTTCAGAGAGGAGAAGAGCAGTATAGCGGTTCCCTCGGTTGGCTGGACGTTAGGGCGCAAAAAATCGACGAGCTTGTACGTGTGGCAAATCGGGTCAACCAAATTGCAGAGGTGATGATTGTCATCGGAATCGGGGGATCGAACCGGGGGGCGGTTGCCGCTCTACAGGTTCTCAAGCGGACCTCTTCAAGTCCCACGACTTTGTATTTTGCCGGAGATACGCTCAGCTCAACCTGCCTTGCTGATGCCCTTGCGGTTATTGAACACAATTCGGTAGTGCTGAATGTAATCGCCAAGGATTTCAATACTGTCGAACCGGGCATTACCTTTCGCATGTTGCGTAGTGCTATGCAGGCCAAATATGGCACCGACTTTGAGCAACGCATTATTGTGACAGGCAGCAAGGGAAGCGGACAACTTTATGAACTTGCCCAGCAACATGGCTATACGTACCTCCCATTTCCTGCTGATATTGGAGGCCGTTTCTCAATTCTTTCACCAGTGGGACTTTTCCCCCTAGCGGTTGCAGGTGTGGACATTCAGAACCTTCTTAAAGGTGCTTTTGCCATGCAACAGAAGGTACGAACGATACAAGGAATTGGTAATCCTGCCATAGGATATGCCATTCTTCGTTCCTTGATTAGGAAGAAGGGTATTATTCTGGAAAGTTTGGTTACTTTTGAGCCTGATCTTCAGCACTTCACCAGATGGTGGATACAGCTGTTTGCAGAGACTGAAGGCAAGACCGACCAGGTACTCTTTCCCATTGGTTTTTCCTACTCCGAGGACCTGCATGCAGTCGGCCAGTATGTACAGCAGGGGCCAAGAATACTGCTGGAGACCTTTCTGGACCTGCACTATGCGGAAACGAATTGTATGATTAAACCATCAAATGATGTGGTTGATGGCTTCTCCTATATGGACGGGAAACCCTTCTCCCTCCTCAATAAGGCTGTCTACCAAGCAGCCCTTGAAGCTCACTCAAAGGATGGTATTCCCTGCATCGAACTGAACAGTGATTGTTCTCTGAATGCAGAATCATTGGGAGGTTTATTTTACTTCTTTCTCTTCTCTGCCTACCTGTCGGCCCGCCTGCTTGGGGTGAATCCGTTTGATCAGGAGGGGGTGGAGCAGTACAAGCGAAATATGTATGCTGGATTGGGTAAATCAGGGTACACGAAGTAG
- a CDS encoding LacI family DNA-binding transcriptional regulator, with amino-acid sequence MAVKLKDIANDTGVSISTVSRILSHDTSRKANDQTVAKVFEAAERLGYFSAKLANARYMDYKAGDKTFSVACILTSEHETYVSPFFSALLAGIQQEVINQGANFPHNFFVTYIKDPGFMHFIHNTRLDCAIMLGRTTLENIQMLKSLIPNLVYAGVNEIGNDIDEVTCDAHAAVMSGVEYLISLGHRDIGFIGPTQVKHQVFNEHRYHGFLDAMEAHDIPVRKELVVDTILTANDGYESMKALIRRKTLPSAVFCGNDTVAMGVMKALDEHGIGVPKDISVVGFDNIETGTYLKPALTTIDIPKKELGRLAVKVLLDRLQTNRPYSIRVTLPFSLLQRESCRRIDS; translated from the coding sequence ATGGCAGTAAAATTGAAGGATATAGCCAACGATACGGGGGTTTCAATCTCCACAGTGTCACGGATTCTCAGTCACGATACCTCACGCAAGGCCAACGACCAGACTGTGGCCAAGGTATTTGAAGCAGCTGAACGCCTGGGATATTTCTCTGCCAAGCTTGCCAATGCACGATATATGGATTATAAGGCTGGAGATAAAACATTCTCGGTTGCCTGCATCCTGACCAGCGAACATGAGACGTATGTTTCTCCCTTTTTCTCAGCACTTCTTGCTGGAATCCAACAGGAGGTGATCAACCAAGGTGCGAACTTTCCGCATAACTTTTTTGTGACCTACATCAAGGATCCTGGCTTCATGCATTTCATACACAATACACGCCTCGATTGTGCCATCATGCTCGGTCGTACAACTTTGGAAAACATTCAGATGCTCAAGAGTCTGATTCCTAATCTCGTCTATGCCGGTGTCAATGAAATTGGCAACGATATTGATGAAGTGACCTGTGATGCACATGCTGCGGTCATGAGCGGAGTGGAGTATCTCATCAGCCTCGGACACCGGGACATTGGTTTTATCGGACCGACACAGGTCAAGCACCAGGTGTTCAATGAACATCGATATCACGGATTTCTTGATGCGATGGAAGCACATGACATCCCAGTTCGCAAGGAATTGGTGGTCGACACCATCCTAACTGCCAATGACGGATACGAAAGCATGAAAGCACTCATAAGGCGCAAAACGCTCCCCTCAGCAGTTTTTTGCGGAAATGATACCGTTGCCATGGGAGTAATGAAAGCTCTCGATGAGCATGGCATTGGAGTTCCGAAGGATATTTCCGTGGTTGGATTTGACAATATTGAGACGGGAACGTATCTCAAGCCGGCACTCACTACCATAGATATTCCCAAGAAAGAGCTGGGAAGGCTTGCCGTGAAAGTCCTGCTCGATCGTCTACAAACCAACAGACCCTATAGCATCCGCGTGACACTTCCCTTCAGTTTGCTACAGCGGGAGAGTTGTAGAAGGATTGATTCATGA